A portion of the Callithrix jacchus isolate 240 chromosome 21, calJac240_pri, whole genome shotgun sequence genome contains these proteins:
- the CLDN8 gene encoding claudin-8 has protein sequence MATYALQIAGLVIGGVGMVGTVAVTVMPQWRVSAFIGSNIVVFENLWEGLWMNCVRHANIRMQCKIYDSLLALSPDLQASRGLMCAASVMSFLAFMIAILGMKCTRCMEDSKVKGHTLLTAGIIFIITGIVVLIPVSWVANSIIRDFYNPIVDVAQKRELGEALYIGWTTALVLIAGGALFCCVFCSNEKSSSYRYSIPSHRTTQKSYHTEMKSPTVYSRSQYV, from the coding sequence ATGGCAACCTATGCCTTACAAATTGCTGGACTGGTGATTGGTGGTGTTGGCatggtgggcacagtggctgtcACCGTCATGCCTCAGTGGAGAGTGTCTGCCTTCATTGGAAGCAACATTGTGGTTTTTGAAAACCTCTGGGAAGGACTGTGGATGAATTGCGTGAGGCATGCTAACATCAGGATGCAGTGCAAAATCTATGATTCTCTGCTGGCTCTTTCTCCAGACCTACAGGCGTCCAGAGGACTGATGTGTGCTGCTTCCGTGATGTCCTTCCTGGCTTTCATGATAGCCATCCTTGGCATGAAATGCACCAGGTGCATGGAGGACAGTAAGGTGAAGGGTCACACTCTGCTGACGGCTGgaatcatcttcatcatcacagGCATAGTGGTGCTCATCCCTGTGAGCTGGGTTGCCAATTCCATCATCAGAGATTTCTACAACCCAATAGTGGATGTTGCCCAAAAACGTGAGCTTGGAGAAGCCCTCTACATAGGGTGGACGACGGCACTAGTGCTGATTGCTGGAGGAGCCCTGTTCTGTTGCGTTTTTTGTTCCAATGAAAAGAGCAGTAGCTACAGATACTCGATACCTTCCCATCGAACAACCCAGAAAAGTTATCACACGGAAATGAAGTCACCGACTGTATACTCCAGAAGTCAGTATGTGtag